One genomic segment of [Limnothrix rosea] IAM M-220 includes these proteins:
- a CDS encoding class I SAM-dependent methyltransferase — MTASTPTKETDFRSKLVNRILSVRPLADFAKNRARHMMITRAEKLGVPWRKTVAELQQRNWQPDLEKITNSNLKYPDYYTTSFHAYDEGNLGWEPALEVECASKAVHSTLFGEPTIEGDRLLRESYHNILKAQLPEAPETIVDIGCGAGLSTEALQELFPDAQVTGVDLSPYFLAVASYRTAQAEKQLTWLHAAGEATTLPDNSVDLVSCSLVFHELPQSAAIAIFREAKRILKPGGHFAMMDMNPQAEVYRTMKPYILTLLKSTEPYLDQYFALDVGTELVKAGFNAPYLEENTARHRTVIAQVKG, encoded by the coding sequence ATGACTGCAAGTACGCCTACCAAGGAAACTGACTTTCGTTCTAAATTAGTGAACCGTATTTTATCGGTGCGTCCCCTTGCCGACTTTGCGAAAAATCGTGCTCGCCACATGATGATTACCCGGGCGGAAAAGTTGGGTGTGCCTTGGCGGAAAACGGTTGCAGAACTTCAACAACGCAATTGGCAGCCGGATCTGGAAAAAATCACAAATTCTAATCTAAAATATCCCGACTATTACACCACTTCATTCCACGCCTACGATGAGGGTAATCTCGGTTGGGAACCGGCGTTAGAAGTTGAATGTGCCTCAAAAGCTGTGCATTCTACTTTGTTTGGGGAGCCGACAATTGAGGGCGATCGCCTATTGCGAGAGAGCTATCACAACATTCTCAAGGCACAATTACCCGAAGCTCCTGAAACCATTGTCGATATTGGCTGTGGGGCTGGTTTAAGTACAGAGGCATTGCAAGAACTTTTTCCCGACGCGCAGGTGACTGGGGTTGATTTATCGCCCTATTTTCTCGCAGTGGCAAGTTATCGTACGGCTCAAGCTGAAAAGCAATTAACTTGGCTCCATGCGGCAGGGGAAGCGACGACTTTGCCGGACAATTCTGTTGACTTGGTTTCTTGTTCTTTGGTGTTTCATGAGTTGCCCCAGAGCGCGGCGATCGCCATTTTTAGAGAAGCAAAACGCATCCTCAAACCCGGTGGTCACTTTGCCATGATGGACATGAATCCCCAGGCGGAAGTGTATCGCACGATGAAGCCTTATATTTTGACGCTGTTGAAAAGTACCGAACCCTATCTTGATCAATATTTTGCGTTAGATGTGGGAACAGAGCTGGTAAAAGCTGGGTTTAATGCGCCCTATTTGGAAGAAAATACCGCTCGCCATCGTACGGTTATTGCTCAGGTAAAAGGCTAA
- a CDS encoding NAD(P)/FAD-dependent oxidoreductase, giving the protein MTQNVVILGAGVVGVAIAYELSLRPEFHVTLLDTQPPAQGSTGAALGVLMGIISRKTKGRAWQLRRRSMIRFPELLQELEQAGCPVPHNPDGILKLFDAETDVSKLENLQQKRHDGGWQLELWDQGNINETCPQITENICAGAVYSPEDFQVQPVPFVQALLEVAQQKGIETAFEIESPKLNFDGGNCVSVTAGDRLFSCDWLIISAGLGSLEITKPLLADFQMKPVLGQAFHGKIPNYQAPDFQPVVSYNDVHVVPLGDGEFWVGATVEFPDDEGNLAADQDLAQKVWEAAIAFYPALENAEILRHWSGQRPRPEGQGAPVIQPLQGYQNILLATGHYRNGVLLAPATALKICDWLLAPETIPR; this is encoded by the coding sequence ATGACCCAAAATGTGGTGATTTTAGGGGCTGGGGTTGTAGGGGTGGCGATCGCCTACGAGTTGAGTTTGCGCCCAGAATTTCACGTAACTTTGCTCGATACTCAGCCGCCAGCTCAGGGTTCAACGGGAGCAGCGCTCGGAGTTTTGATGGGGATTATTAGCCGCAAAACCAAGGGTCGAGCATGGCAATTGCGGCGGCGGAGTATGATACGCTTTCCTGAGTTGTTGCAGGAATTAGAGCAAGCGGGATGTCCTGTTCCCCACAATCCTGACGGCATTTTAAAACTGTTTGACGCAGAGACCGATGTTTCAAAGCTCGAAAATCTGCAACAAAAACGCCACGATGGGGGATGGCAATTAGAGCTGTGGGATCAAGGCAACATTAACGAAACCTGTCCGCAAATTACCGAAAATATTTGTGCTGGTGCGGTGTATTCTCCCGAAGATTTTCAGGTGCAACCCGTTCCTTTTGTGCAAGCTTTACTCGAAGTTGCCCAGCAAAAGGGTATTGAAACAGCCTTTGAAATTGAGTCCCCAAAATTAAATTTTGATGGGGGAAATTGTGTCAGTGTCACGGCCGGCGATCGCCTTTTTTCCTGTGATTGGTTAATTATTTCGGCGGGGTTAGGCTCCCTTGAAATTACAAAACCATTGCTGGCAGACTTCCAGATGAAACCTGTTTTGGGACAAGCCTTTCATGGGAAAATCCCCAATTACCAAGCCCCTGATTTTCAGCCTGTGGTCAGTTATAACGATGTTCATGTTGTGCCTTTAGGGGATGGCGAATTTTGGGTGGGTGCAACGGTGGAATTTCCTGACGATGAAGGCAATTTGGCAGCAGATCAGGACTTAGCTCAAAAAGTATGGGAGGCGGCGATCGCCTTTTATCCGGCTCTGGAAAATGCGGAGATTTTGCGCCATTGGTCTGGTCAACGTCCCCGTCCGGAAGGACAAGGCGCACCCGTAATTCAGCCATTACAGGGCTATCAAAATATTTTGTTGGCAACAGGACATTACCGTAATGGTGTGTTGCTGGCTCCGGCAACTGCCCTGAAAATTTGTGACTGGCTACTGGCTCCGGAAACGATTCCCCGTTAA
- a CDS encoding PfkB family carbohydrate kinase → MKHRGLFVGLMTGDLLYLAHRPPQGNEKVQALDYCFTAGGPATNAAIACHHLGSGATLLSFLGEQTFGLLLGEELKKYGLQIIDTAQNSAYEPPLSSIIVTKSTGDRAVISRNTKGFIPHNFEHLMPPLEDFDVVLIDGHLMEIGAAIAQQSREKNIPVVVDGGSWKPNFETVLKNTDFAICSNNFLPPNCKTQNEVVDFLKNLGVKSIAITQGQDPIRWWQGDRHGEIPVPKTKVVDTLGAGDIFHGAFCHYILQQDFATALRSAAEVASYACQFFGTRQWLTGNRFRSQ, encoded by the coding sequence ATGAAACACAGAGGATTATTTGTGGGGTTAATGACCGGGGATTTATTGTATTTAGCCCATCGTCCCCCCCAAGGGAATGAAAAAGTGCAGGCTCTAGACTATTGCTTTACGGCGGGTGGCCCGGCAACAAATGCGGCGATCGCCTGTCATCATCTCGGTTCAGGGGCGACTTTACTGAGTTTTTTAGGCGAGCAAACATTCGGTTTACTCCTTGGTGAGGAACTAAAAAAATACGGTCTTCAAATTATTGACACAGCTCAAAACAGCGCATATGAACCACCTCTTTCTTCGATTATCGTGACCAAATCCACAGGCGATCGCGCGGTTATTTCCCGCAATACCAAGGGATTTATTCCGCATAATTTTGAGCATTTAATGCCGCCTTTAGAGGATTTTGATGTGGTGTTAATTGATGGTCATTTGATGGAAATCGGCGCGGCGATCGCCCAGCAAAGTCGAGAAAAAAACATTCCGGTGGTGGTGGATGGCGGGAGCTGGAAACCCAACTTTGAAACGGTTCTCAAAAATACAGATTTTGCCATTTGTTCTAATAATTTTCTGCCGCCCAACTGTAAAACTCAAAATGAGGTTGTGGATTTTTTAAAAAATTTAGGGGTTAAATCAATCGCGATTACTCAAGGGCAAGATCCAATTCGCTGGTGGCAGGGCGATCGCCACGGTGAAATTCCAGTCCCAAAAACTAAAGTTGTGGATACGTTAGGGGCAGGCGACATTTTCCACGGCGCATTTTGCCATTACATTCTCCAACAAGACTTTGCAACAGCTTTGAGATCGGCAGCCGAGGTTGCCAGTTATGCTTGCCAATTTTTCGGGACGCGGCAATGGTTAACGGGGAATCGTTTCCGGAGCCAGTAG
- the rsmI gene encoding 16S rRNA (cytidine(1402)-2'-O)-methyltransferase, protein MTDGTLYLVGTPIGNLDDMTFRAIATLKAVDLIAAEDTRHTGKLLKHFQITTPQISYHDHNRQQRSGQLIEKLQTGTAIALVSDAGMPGISDPGYELVVAAIAAGITVIPIPGVSAVLTGLVASGLSPEQFVFAGFLPNKKKLRLQQLEQLKTEPKTIVFYEAPHRVLKTLQEFQDYFGGDRPIVCARELTKLHEEFWRGTIQGAIAHYQTQAPKGEFTLIVAGQSRTETTEITDAEILEELQKQLDAGVSPSQASRLLANELQIPKRRIYQLSRNLNDSKN, encoded by the coding sequence ATGACTGATGGCACGCTCTACCTAGTCGGCACTCCCATTGGGAACCTCGACGATATGACCTTTCGGGCGATCGCCACCTTGAAAGCCGTGGATCTCATTGCCGCAGAAGACACGCGCCACACAGGAAAATTACTGAAGCATTTTCAAATTACAACGCCCCAAATCAGTTACCACGACCACAATCGTCAACAACGGTCGGGACAGCTCATCGAAAAATTACAGACAGGCACAGCGATCGCCCTTGTGAGCGATGCGGGGATGCCGGGCATCAGCGATCCCGGCTATGAACTTGTCGTTGCGGCGATCGCCGCAGGGATTACCGTAATTCCCATACCGGGTGTGAGTGCGGTGCTCACCGGCTTAGTGGCATCGGGGTTATCACCAGAGCAATTTGTCTTTGCCGGATTTTTACCCAATAAAAAAAAGCTCCGTTTACAGCAGCTAGAGCAATTAAAAACAGAACCCAAAACAATTGTTTTCTACGAAGCGCCCCACCGCGTCCTCAAAACGCTGCAGGAATTTCAAGATTATTTTGGCGGCGATCGCCCCATTGTCTGCGCTAGAGAACTGACGAAACTCCACGAAGAATTTTGGCGAGGAACCATTCAGGGGGCGATCGCCCACTACCAAACCCAAGCACCCAAGGGAGAATTTACGCTGATCGTTGCAGGTCAATCACGCACCGAAACCACAGAAATTACCGATGCGGAGATTCTAGAAGAACTTCAAAAACAACTTGATGCAGGCGTTAGCCCATCCCAAGCTAGCCGTTTACTCGCCAACGAATTACAAATACCCAAGCGGCGTATCTATCAACTCAGTCGAAACTTAAACGACTCCAAAAATTAA
- a CDS encoding helix-turn-helix domain-containing protein translates to MKETTSNILIQQQERLTEIGSLLQNARLAKGWSLAFVARQTKIRATLLQHIEEAALDRLPEPVYIRSLLQRYGECLGLDAQAIALTFPIDENPHGWKLPFWQRLSLQFHLRPVHLYVVYLVVIVTTVQSLANNLRSPQLSLDPQLETPTEVTPDTPPIQAPTAPVPTSQASVNPGTALVDSLPKSITSPVESVVVDIKTQESAWMRVEVDGETAFEGTLPEGTERQWVVDESIKIRTGNAGAVLITINNETPQPLGEPGAVEEFTYQALADDATRIERTAS, encoded by the coding sequence ATGAAGGAGACCACCTCGAATATTTTGATTCAGCAGCAAGAGCGCCTTACTGAAATCGGCAGTCTGCTCCAAAATGCCCGTCTTGCCAAAGGCTGGAGCCTTGCTTTTGTCGCGCGCCAAACAAAAATTCGTGCCACTCTGCTTCAACATATCGAAGAGGCAGCGCTGGATAGATTACCGGAACCTGTTTATATTCGGAGTTTGCTCCAACGCTATGGAGAATGCCTCGGTCTTGATGCCCAGGCGATCGCCTTGACATTTCCCATAGACGAAAATCCCCACGGTTGGAAATTACCTTTCTGGCAACGGCTATCACTACAGTTTCACCTCCGTCCAGTACACCTCTACGTCGTGTATTTGGTCGTTATCGTGACGACTGTACAGTCCCTTGCGAATAATCTGCGATCGCCACAACTCAGTCTTGATCCACAGTTAGAAACGCCCACCGAAGTTACGCCTGATACGCCTCCTATCCAAGCCCCTACCGCTCCCGTGCCGACCTCCCAAGCATCGGTTAATCCGGGCACAGCTTTAGTCGATAGTTTGCCAAAATCTATCACGAGCCCAGTAGAATCCGTTGTTGTCGATATTAAAACCCAAGAGTCGGCTTGGATGCGCGTCGAAGTCGATGGCGAAACAGCCTTTGAAGGGACATTACCGGAAGGAACCGAAAGGCAATGGGTTGTCGATGAAAGTATCAAAATTCGCACAGGTAATGCTGGTGCTGTCCTCATTACCATCAATAACGAAACACCTCAGCCCTTGGGTGAACCGGGCGCAGTGGAAGAGTTTACCTACCAAGCCCTTGCTGATGATGCAACGCGGATTGAACGAACGGCTTCTTAA